The sequence TGGTGAGCGCAATATTCATCGCACAACTCGTCTTACCGGCTCCTCCCTTGAAATTGTAAATTGTAATCAAGCCACCTCTTCTTCATTCCCTGTAAGCGCCAGGCGTCCATGACCAGAGCAGAACAAGCGTTGCAGACAATAAGGATTACAGAAAACTATAAAAATTATATAAATAAATTAAAGTTTCCAGAATTAACTCGATGCAAGCTCTGGGCACACTTTATTTTATCTAAAAAAAATCTTTTCCTACAGGCTGTTAGCAGTCTAAAGTCTGCCTCTGGAGAGGGCATGCCCTCTGCATCTTGTAAGGTAATGAATCGCTAATACAGAGATATAGTAAATGACGATAAGTACTTTTCTGGATCGGATGCGTCAGCAAAAGCTTCAGGAGATTGAGAAACGCCAACGTGTTCACCCTCTTGTTGCTTTACGAGAGCGGCAGACAGAAGCTACAGAAGTACTGGATTGGCGAGAAGCACTGAGGTCAAGACAGTGCCCAGCATTGATTGCTGAACTCAAAGCGCGCTCACCAGCCCAACAAAATGTAGCAAATCCAGACTGGCCTGGGATTGTAAAGGAATATGAAGCTGGAGGTGCTGCAGCAGTGTCCGTACTTACAGATGAGAGTTACTTTGGTGGAAGCTTGGACTTGTTAGAGCAAGTTTCACAGCGGACTATGCTCCCTAGATTGCACAAGGAATTCATTCTGGGAGAATACCAGTTACGTGAGGGGCGTTTGCGAGGGGCTTCTGCGGCTCTGATTCTGGTATACTACTTCTCTGAAAAAGAGCTTCATGAAATTGTGAATTGTTGTGTTGAAATTGGAGTGACCGCAGTAGTTGAATGCTCTCTACAAGAGGAATTACCAAGAGCTTTGGCGATTAATCCGGATGTACTGCTATTGAATAATCGCCCCATAGCCGCTCTACCTGCAGAACCTCAGCGTGGTTACTTGCAGGGGACGATCGAAACAACCCTGCGATGGTGGCAGGAAGAATCTGAGTTGCGCCGGTGGAAGCAACAAGCTGGCAAGTGCTTGATTAGTGCAAGTTGCATTGATTCCAGAGCGGATGTTGAATACCTCAGTTCCGTTCCACTGGATGCACTACTGATTGGTAATGCCGTGATGAAAGCTCCTAACCGAGTGGAATTTCTGCGTCAACTTCAATCCTAATTCTGTTAGCCCACGGGAACCCATGGCCAGAGCCTCCTCCAACAAATCAGAGTTAAACGTCCTCGTGGTGGACGATGACGAGAATATCCGATTAGTTCTTCAAAAGACGATTACCAAACAAGGTTACCACGTCTCTACAGCGCGGAACGCAGAAGAAGCGCTGAACATGTTGCAGCGGAGCTTTTTCCACGTTGTGATTACAGACATCATGATGGGGGAGATGAATGGTTTGGAATTGATGCAGCAAATTAAGGAGATCAACTCGCTGATGCAGATCTACATTATGACTGCCCATAGTAATCTCTCTCATGTGATTCAGGCAATGAAGGGAGGAGCCCACGATTACTTTGAGAAGCCACTACAGATCGAAGACATCAACGCTACGGTTAATGAGGCTGCACGTCGGGTAGCTCGTTGGAGCGAACTTTATAACCGACACTCCCGGCCACCAGTTGCTGCATCTGGGAAAGGCTAATCAGAGATCTCGCTGCACAATGAAGCCAGCGATCTGTTCCAAGGTGTGGTGAATATGATTTTTGGGAAGCGACTGAAGATTTTTCTGAGCTTGGGCCACAAACTGGCGCCCACTCTCAAGCGCATAGTGCAATGATTGATAGCGTTCCATCAAACGAATGACATAAACCACATCATCCATTGTGATAGTGGTTGCCGTGAGGATTTGCTTGATTCGCTGGTGATCACGTGGTGAAGCTTTATCAAGCAGATGGCTGAGAGGTAGCGTAATTTTTCGTTCCTGAAGGTCTGTTCCAACCGGTTTGCCAGTGCGGTTACTGCCGCAATAGTCTAGAACGTCATCAACGATCTGGAAGGCAAGTCCGATCTGCATTCCATAATCATAGAGAGCCTTGGTCTGATTGACTGGCAGTCCAGCCAGGATTCCTCCCATCTGTGTAGCAGCTGCAAAGAGGCAAGCTGTCTTGTTGGTGATGATCTCCAAGTATTCCTGCTCATTGGCACTGTTGAATGAACGTGTCAACTGTAGGAGCTCACCACGAGCCATCCTAGTGGTAGTGTCTGACATCAGCTTGAGTAGTTCCAGATTCCCTAGACTGGTCAGCTGGTGGAAGGCCATCGAGAGCAGATAGTCGCCTGTCAAAACACTTGCCTCATTACCCCAAATGGTACGGGCAGCTGCCTGTTGACGCCGTAGATCTGCTTGATCCACCACATCATCATGGAGCAATGTTGCGGTGTGTAAATATTCAACAACTTGAGCAGCGACCAGCAAATCTTCAGAATGTGCAGAGCCCAAAGCTCCACTGAGAAATACAAGCGCTGGGCGAAGCCGTTTGCCGCCAGAACTGAAGATGTGTTCTGCAACAGAGGTTAGCAAGGGAATATCGCTGCGAATCCCCGAGAGGATCTGGGTTTCCAGTTGCTGGAGCTGAGGCTTCCACTCGGTGAGTAGTTCGCTCAGATTTTTTGCCGGCGCAATTGGACTGGAAAGTTGTGCGTGAGCCATAAATGAAATCAATGGAGGCAGACGCTCTAGTGCAAGTTGACCGAAGCGCTCTGGCAAAACTTAATGGAGTCTGCTCTAATTTAGCAGTGTTTTATCCATTGAAAATGATTTAAAAAAGTAAATGATTCTCAATAGATAAATTGTTTTTGAATCCTAACAAAAGACTTTGTAGCGTCAAGCTTCGCTTGCTCACAGCTGTTCTACAAGACCGTCAAGCGTTTGTTTTCGCAAGAAAAACTAAGTACCTGCCTAAGGTTTTTTTATTATGCCCTTCACGCACGTTGCCCAAATTCTGATGACTGACTTTGGAGTTGTTTCTGATAAGCTAGAGCAACTACAGGCAGAGATGCCTGCGAGTATTCGTTGGGAAGATTGGAAGAATGCTGCCATCAAGCAGAAGCTCACAACCGAGACGGTGTTGCAACAGGCACTGGCACGGTATTATGAGTTAGAATATCGCGATGATTTTGAGGTTCCTCAGTTACCAGAAGGCTTCGCAGATAAAGTCTCTATCCGGCATCTCAAAAATTTTGTTTTTTGCCCTTTCGCATATGTCGATGGAATATGGCAAGTAGCCGTTGAAAACCCTGCACGTACAGATTTGCTGGATGATCTGTGTCGCACTTGGGGACTGCGTTACCAACCGGTGATCTCCCACCACCAGGCAATCATCGATCTAATTAATCAGGTTTATGACAGTACTTCAGCTGCTACTGAAGAAGCTGTGGATAATCTAGATGACCAAGAGAATTTTGAGAGCATTCTGGGTGTGGAAGAACCGGAAGACTTGCTGGAAGCCAACGATGAGGAGCCAATCAAACGACTGGTCAATAGCTTACTCTGGCAAGCCGCAAAAGATGAGGCGAGTGATGTGCACATTGATCCCTCTCCGAAGTCAACAGTCATTCGCTACCGAATTGACGGTGTCTTGCATCAGGTGACCACTCTGCCACGGCAGGTTCATGTGACGGTCGTGAACCGCGTCAAAGTGATGTCGCGCCTTGATATTGCCCAGAAAGGCCTGCCACAGGATGGTCGGACAATGGTCCTGATTGCAGGTAAGAAGATCGATATCCGGGTTTCTACGATCCCCACAGTACATGGTGAAAAAATCGTGATGAGATTACTCTACCAGAGTAGCAAGCTGATGCACCTGAATGAGTTGGGATTGAGTGAGAATATCCTCAAACCGTTCCGTTCGATGATTCAAAAGTCTGGTGGAATTGTGCTAGTGACAGGGCCAACCGGAAGTGGAAAGACAACAACACTCTATGCATCGCTCGGAGAAATTGATAGCCAAGCACGTAACGTAATTACTATTGAAGATCCGGTTGAATACAAGATTCCGAGTTACAGCCAGATTGAGGTCAACTCACGTTTGGGTCTTACCTTCGCACGTGCGCTTCGCTCAGTATTGCGCCAGGATCCTGATGTGGTGATGGTAGGTGAGATGCGAGACGCAGAAACTGCTCAGATTGCGATCCAGGCTGCTCTGACGGGACATTTAGTTTTCAGCACTGTCCACACCAACAGCGCCCCTGCAACAATCACTCGTTTGATTGATATGGGCGTAGAGCCTTTCTTGGTCTCTTCAACCATCATTGGAGTCTTAGCCCAGCGATTGGTGCGTCAGATCTGTTCTGCCTGCAAAGAACCCTATGAACCTCATCTAGAGCAGCTACGTGAGTTAGGTCTTGGCACAAGCCAAGTCAATGCGACATTTTACCGAGGTCAAGGTTGTTCAGCTTGTCGAGAAACAGGTTATCGAGGACGATTGGGCCTGCACGAATTGTTGATCATGGGCGATTCCATCAAGGATGTGATTCTAAAGAGCAGTGACGCCAACGAGATCAAGCGAGCTGCATTGCGCCATGGTTTGATCACACTGCGAATGGATGGAATCCAGAAAATTCGCGCAGGATTGACCACGCTGGAAGAAGTTCTGAGTATCACGGTAGAAGACCAAGCCATTGAAAACCTACTTCCTGAATCACCATCTATCCCAGCCGGTCCCTTTCCAGCCTGACTGAAACCCCAGCGGAGGACATGCCATGGGAGAAGTTCTGGTTCTAAACGCTGATGTCCAGCCCTATCGCTGGAATCCACTCAGCGTGGTGAGCTGGAAGTGGGGTATCAAGTCCTACTATCTTGGCAAGATTGATGTGCTGGAATGGTACGCTCACGAATGCCGTTCTCCTTCAACACGCATCAAGATTCCCAGCGTGGTGATTCTGCATGAATACCATCGGGCCCGGCTCCGCGTTAATTTCACCAAGCGTAACATTTTCATTCGGGATCTGCATCGTTGCCAGTATTGTGGGAAGGCTTTTCCTGTGATTGAACTGACCTGTGACCATGTGCTGCCTCGGAGCCATGGAGGACAGAATTCTTGGGAGAACATCGTCACTTGTTGCCGGGGGTGCAATCGTCGTAAGGGACAACGAACGGACATTCGGCCGCTACGTGAGCCGAGGGAACTTGACTACTGGGAGATGGTACATGCCGTCAAGCAAATGCAGATCACAGTCCCTGATCCCCGCTGGCAACAGTACCTGCAGTGGCCAGGGGAACTCATCCAAATCCGCCATCCACATTTTCTCTGAAATTCTTCTCAATTATCGCTAAAGTCTCTGCCCTCTCTGCCGATAACTCTATTAAGTCTCTCCCCACCTATGTTTAGGTGAGAAAAGACTAAAGAAATTCGGTCTTCTGCCGATAATGTTATTAAAGAAAGTACTCTGGAATGGATCGCCTGCTTGAGATGCCTCGAAAAAGCTGAATTCCCATCAGCTTGAGGAAAACTCTCTAGCAAACGGGTAGATCGAATCTACCAAAAACTGTCTTCGTTCTTTGAACTAAAATGCCAAGGCAAGCTTGAGCAAAGATCTCAGCTGCCGAAACGTGCCGACAGAGTTTCCTGCTGGCACCCGGGATGAACCCGCTTCCTGACGGAGCCAACATCGCTTCTTGAAGTATGTTTGGCCAAAAGCAAATGCTACCCGTCTCCACGATGCTGAACCAGATCGGTTCACTGCGTCCTGCTAGCCAAATGGTTCTGGCACGGACACTCGTAACTACTTTGTTTTAAAAAGTATTAGCTAATCTTTCTGTGCTGAAAGCCAAATGGCCTTGGAACAGACAGCTTTGATCTGCTTACAGCAACAAAGTGTTGTTAGCGACTTTGATCCGTGCAGCTAAAGATAATTAGCAAGCTAAATTTTTTCATAAAGCATTTTTATAAGGTAAAGTTACCCGACTCTGGCTAATTAATCCGCATTTGTGAAGTACGTCTGCTTCTGTAGAAGCAGACCTCGTCAAAGTAGCGAAACCGCTCAAAAAAACTTCGCTGAGTTTCATCCTGGTTGGCATAATATCACGATATAAGTTTGCAGGGCTATCTAGCATGTGATGACCCTGCCTGCTGAATGGGAGACTGTTTCTAATATGCTTCAGTCTCGCTTTGAGCAGAATTCTTCTGTTTTCTAGGAAGAACAAAGCAGCTCTTTCTATATATCTTGAAGAACTGTAGATGTCCAATTAGCAATCTGGGAAATTGCCAATTGATCTGAATGTCTTCTTGGTGAATAGAAATATATTTGTTTGTGCTTGATCGAAGGCAGTACCTCTTGCGATC comes from SAR324 cluster bacterium and encodes:
- a CDS encoding indole-3-glycerol phosphate synthase TrpC, whose translation is MTISTFLDRMRQQKLQEIEKRQRVHPLVALRERQTEATEVLDWREALRSRQCPALIAELKARSPAQQNVANPDWPGIVKEYEAGGAAAVSVLTDESYFGGSLDLLEQVSQRTMLPRLHKEFILGEYQLREGRLRGASAALILVYYFSEKELHEIVNCCVEIGVTAVVECSLQEELPRALAINPDVLLLNNRPIAALPAEPQRGYLQGTIETTLRWWQEESELRRWKQQAGKCLISASCIDSRADVEYLSSVPLDALLIGNAVMKAPNRVEFLRQLQS
- a CDS encoding response regulator codes for the protein MARASSNKSELNVLVVDDDENIRLVLQKTITKQGYHVSTARNAEEALNMLQRSFFHVVITDIMMGEMNGLELMQQIKEINSLMQIYIMTAHSNLSHVIQAMKGGAHDYFEKPLQIEDINATVNEAARRVARWSELYNRHSRPPVAASGKG
- a CDS encoding polyprenyl synthetase family protein, which translates into the protein MPERFGQLALERLPPLISFMAHAQLSSPIAPAKNLSELLTEWKPQLQQLETQILSGIRSDIPLLTSVAEHIFSSGGKRLRPALVFLSGALGSAHSEDLLVAAQVVEYLHTATLLHDDVVDQADLRRQQAAARTIWGNEASVLTGDYLLSMAFHQLTSLGNLELLKLMSDTTTRMARGELLQLTRSFNSANEQEYLEIITNKTACLFAAATQMGGILAGLPVNQTKALYDYGMQIGLAFQIVDDVLDYCGSNRTGKPVGTDLQERKITLPLSHLLDKASPRDHQRIKQILTATTITMDDVVYVIRLMERYQSLHYALESGRQFVAQAQKNLQSLPKNHIHHTLEQIAGFIVQRDL
- a CDS encoding ATPase, T2SS/T4P/T4SS family; protein product: MPFTHVAQILMTDFGVVSDKLEQLQAEMPASIRWEDWKNAAIKQKLTTETVLQQALARYYELEYRDDFEVPQLPEGFADKVSIRHLKNFVFCPFAYVDGIWQVAVENPARTDLLDDLCRTWGLRYQPVISHHQAIIDLINQVYDSTSAATEEAVDNLDDQENFESILGVEEPEDLLEANDEEPIKRLVNSLLWQAAKDEASDVHIDPSPKSTVIRYRIDGVLHQVTTLPRQVHVTVVNRVKVMSRLDIAQKGLPQDGRTMVLIAGKKIDIRVSTIPTVHGEKIVMRLLYQSSKLMHLNELGLSENILKPFRSMIQKSGGIVLVTGPTGSGKTTTLYASLGEIDSQARNVITIEDPVEYKIPSYSQIEVNSRLGLTFARALRSVLRQDPDVVMVGEMRDAETAQIAIQAALTGHLVFSTVHTNSAPATITRLIDMGVEPFLVSSTIIGVLAQRLVRQICSACKEPYEPHLEQLRELGLGTSQVNATFYRGQGCSACRETGYRGRLGLHELLIMGDSIKDVILKSSDANEIKRAALRHGLITLRMDGIQKIRAGLTTLEEVLSITVEDQAIENLLPESPSIPAGPFPA
- a CDS encoding HNH endonuclease, which produces MGEVLVLNADVQPYRWNPLSVVSWKWGIKSYYLGKIDVLEWYAHECRSPSTRIKIPSVVILHEYHRARLRVNFTKRNIFIRDLHRCQYCGKAFPVIELTCDHVLPRSHGGQNSWENIVTCCRGCNRRKGQRTDIRPLREPRELDYWEMVHAVKQMQITVPDPRWQQYLQWPGELIQIRHPHFL